The genomic interval AAGCACAAAAGGCGTATTTTTTTGACTTCGATATGTAGAGAAAGTATCGATAATTACAATCATTGGATCATTAATTCACATAGTTAAATTTCTGGAAAATTTTATTATCCTATTTGACTAATCCTGTGAATTTTTAAATCCGATAAATCCTGGTTCCAGAAGATTACTCATTCTTATACACCACACCCTCTCTCATCACAAACGTTACTTTCTCCATTGCAGCAATATTTTGAAGGGGATTGCCCTCAACGGCGATAATATCGGCCAGTTTTCCAGCTTCCAGAGAACCTAAGCGGTCTTTTACTCCCAGCAGTTCAGCAGCCACTACCGTAGCCGATTGAATAGCAGCCATTGGAGGCATGCCAGCTTCCACCATGTATATAAATTCAGCTGCATTTCGTCCATGACGGAACACACCGGCATCAGTACCAAAAGCGATTCTGACACCAGCTTTATAGGCTTTGGCGAATGTACCCTGAATTTGCGAGCCAATAGCCAGGGCTTTGGGAACGATCACGGCGGGATAATAATTGGGGATTTTGGCTGAATCGGCTACCGTTTTTCCGGCAGTAATAGTAGGAACATAGAAAGTGCCATTCTTTTTCATCAGTGCAATGGTTTCGTCATCCATCAGCGTACCATGTTCAATGGAAGTTACTCCCGCCCGGACTGCCCTTTTCATCCCTTCGGCTCCATGGGCATGAGCCGCTACTTTAAATCCATAATCTTTGGCCGTTTCTACAATAGCCCGTATTTCATCCTCAGCAAATTGCGGACTGGAACCATCTTTGGCTACGCTTAATACACCACCGGTCGCCGTAATTTTAATCAGGTCAGCGCCATCTTTATAGCGTTGCCTTACGGCTTTGCGGCACTCGTCCGGCCCATTGGCTACGCCGGCTTCCGGACCTGGATCACCCATCAGGTCTTTGCGGTATCCGTTGGTAGGGTCCGCATGGCCTCCGGTAGTGGCAATGGATTTTCCGGAGGTGTATATTCTCGGGCCAATTACCAGACCTTTGTTGATTGCATTCCGTAGCGAAACATTTACGCCACTTCCGCCCAGGTCACGTACGGTGGTGAATCCGGCCATCAGTGTTGTACGGGCATACACAGCGGCTTCATAAGCCTTATCAGCCGGATTTTGAGTGAAATTATCCAGGTAGCGGTTCTTATTGGTTTCTCCTTCCAGGTGAACGTGCATATCCATTAGTCCAGGAAGCACAGTTTTGTTTTTCAGGTCAATTACTTTGTCACCCGAACCCGGATTGGTATAACCTTTTTCAATGCGGATGATTTTATTTTGTTGTATTACCAGGGTCATCTGGGATTGCGTCTGATTTTGCAGGCCATCAATCAGGTTCCCACAGTGAATGAGTGTCTGCTGGGCGAATAGTTCCAGGCTTAACAGCAATAGAAGGATGGCGATACAAAAAGGTGCAGGGGTGTAAAGTTTTTTCATAAATGGTGAATAGGTGATGGTATAGTTGTTTTAGAAGTTGATAGATTTATTTGAAATAAAGGCTGGGATTCAAGAAAGCCAAGAATAATAAATCAATTATCCAACACTTGAGCCGTCTTTGCTTTAATTTTTTTACATGCCCAAAAGAGGGCAAACATGCGAATGTTTGAGCCAGTTTTGGGCGTGAGTAACAAAATAAAAAGGCAAAATGAAAAATGCTTCCTCCCACACTCCAACGCTCACCCTCTTTTCATTTATCCCTACGCTCATGGAATGTTGTTTGATTTTTTGTTGTGGCTCCTTCCATGCATGTTTTAGTATACCCTAACTACTTAGCTGGAATGATCGGCTACGATAAGCCATTTACCGCCGATTTTTCGCCACAATAAAGTAAAATGGCCACTGGCATCTCCTTTCACTGGCCTGGTAAGAAAGAATTTACCAATCACAAAGGCCGCATCTTTACTGATGAATTCTGTACTCAGGATTTCAAAGCGCAAAGTTCCCCGGCTGTCTTTATCCGGGTAACGGGTTTTATAGTTTTCCAGGGTTTGTTTGTAGCCGTAGGTGATGCCATTTTTGCCGATAAACCTCAATGAGTCAGATGTCCAGTATCCTTCCATAAATTTTTCCAGATTTCCCTGGTTCCAGGAGGTAGTTTGTTCATCGAGTACCCGCAGAATTTCTTTCCGGTCGGCCGATGTCTGGGCTATACTCAGGGCGGAGCAGAGCAGAAAGCTCAGCAGGATAAAATAGGTTTTTTGCATAAGAATGGCTTGATCTCAAAATATACAGGATTTTGTGCAGATTTCCTTTGCATCGAAAAACGATGTTATTAAATTGTCGGATTCACCTATTGCCTAGGTATATTTTATACAATTATAGGTGAGTAAACTTTGGTTGCTTTGTGAAATTAAACTACCTGTAGCTATGCATCTTTTTAAAAGACTATTCCTTTCCATACAACCTATTGCCCTCGATCTTGGCCTGCTTATTATCCGGCTTTCTACCGGTGGACTGCTGATGCAATATGGATTTCAGAAAATGCAGAAATTTGGTGAATTTAAAAGTGCATTTCCTGATCCTTTTGGACTGGGAAGTAAGCTTTCGCTGGTACTTTGCATCTTTGCCGAATTCTTTTGCAGTTTACTGATCGCATTGGGCTTGTTTACAAGGCTGGCGCTCATTCCGCTCATCATTAATATGCTGGTAGTGGTGTTTATTGCACATGCCAACGATCCGTTCAGCGAAAAAGAACACGGACTATCTTTCCTGTTTCCACATATTCTCCTTTTCCTGACCGGTCCGGGACGATTCTCTCTCGATGCATTGCTTTTTAACAGAAAAGGCAAAAAAAATATCTCATCTTTCGTAAAATAGACATCTCTAAAACACCAATGGCTGTTCCCGGAAAGAGCAGCCATTGGTATATAAATGATAAAGAGAACTAAGATTTACTCAGCTGTGGCCACTTGTGGTTTATCCTCGATGCCTAATATCTTGAAGATAAAAGCATATTCCAGGGCGGTATCTTTAAACTTTTTAAACCTGCCTGAAGCACCTCCATGACCAGCATCCATATTGGTATGCAGAAGCAGTACATTGTCGTCTGTTTTGAGGGTACGGAGCTTAGCCACCCATTTGGCTGGTTCCCAATATTGTACCTGTGAATCATGCAAACCAGTAGTTACCAGCATGTGCGGATAGGCCTGGGCTTTTACATTGTCGTAGGGAGAATACGAGAGCATATAATCATAGTATTCTTTTGTATTCGGATTTCCCCATTCGTCATATTCCCCGGTAGTAAGCGGAATACTTTCATCCAGCATGGTATTGATCACGTCAACAAACGGTACATGCGCTACTACCGCTTTGTACAAATCCGGACGCATATTTACTATGGCACCCATCAGTAAACCGCCGGCGCTTCCGCCCATGGCAGCTAACTTCTCTTTGCTGGTGTATTTTTCTTTGATTAAAAACTCAGAGCAATCGATAAAATCAGTAAACGTATTCTTCTTTTTAAGCAGCTTGCCGTCTTCATACCATTTGCGTCCCATTTCCTGACCACCCCGGATGTGTACAATCGCATAGATAAATCCACGGTCAAGTAAACTGAGTCGGGAAGCACTAAAGTTGGCATCGGTGCTGTAACCGTAGGAACCATAGGCATACTGATACAAAGGATTGTTGCCATCTTTATGGATGCCCTTGCGGTAAACCAGGGAAATCGGAATTTTTACCCCGTCTCTGGCCGTAGCATATACCCTTTCTGACTGATAATTTTCAGCCTTAAATCCGCCTAATACTTCCTGTTGTTTTAAAAGTTTTTTCTCCTTGGTGTCCATATTATACTCATATACCGAGCTTGGTGTGGTAAGGGAAGAGTAGCCGTAGCGCAAAACTGAGGTATTAAAATCGGGGTTTATTTCGGTATAGGCAACATACGTAGGTTCGCCAAAGTCAATATAATGTTCGCTTTTGTCCTGCCAATTGATAATGCGGAGTTGCAATAAACCTTCTTTACGTTCGCCTAACACGAGGTTATTTTTAAATACTTCAAAATTTTCCAGATACACATCTTCCCGGTTGGGGATCACTTCTTTCCAGGCTGTTTTGCTGGCACTTTGCGCTACCGGAACTTCCATCAGGCGGAAATTCTGTGCCTGCCAGTTGGTGCGGATATAGAACTTATCTCCAAAATGCTCTGCCATATACTCATGGTCTTTCTCCCTGGGAAGCAATACTTTTAGCGGAGCATCCGGCTGGGAGGCATCCAGGTAGCGCATTTCAGAAGACAGGGTGCTGCCCATATACAGCATAACATATTTTTTGGATTTACTTCGAAAAATTCCGGTACCGAAGGTGTTATCTTTTTCTTCATATACCAGTTTATCGGTCTTAGGGTCTGTACCCAGTACATGTTTGTAAACCTGGTAGGGAAGGAGCGTTCCTACATCTTTCTTTGCATAAAATAGCGTTTTGTTATCAGTGGTCCAGGCAACGCCGGGAGATACATTGGAAATCGCTTCCGGGTATATTTCTCCGGTTGCCAGATTTTTAAACCGGATGGTATACAGGCGGCGGCTTACCGTATCGTCGGCATAAGCCAGAAGTTGGTTATTATCGCTTACATCCAAGCCGGAAACATTGTAATACTCATGTCCTTTGGCCATATCATTTACATTCAATAATATCTCCTCAGCGGCTTGCAGAGAGCCTTTCTTGCGGCAATAAATGGGATATTCGAAGCCTTCTTCATAGCGTGAATAATAATAATACCCATTATCCAGATAGGGAGCAGATTCGTCTTTTTCTTTAATGCGGCCTTTCATTTCATTGAACAAATCTTCCTGCAATCCTTTCGTATCTGCCAGCGCCGTGTCCAGGTATTTATTTTCGGCTTCCAGATAAGAGATCACTTCCGGATTTTCCCGTTCCCGAAGCCAGTAATAATTGTCGGTGCGGGAGATGCCGTTGGAAGTAAGCGTTTTAGGGATACTTTTAGCAACAGGCGGTGTAGCATTTACTTTCATTGTGGTGGCAGTTTCAGATGTTGAAGTATTTGACTGGCAGGCTGCAAGCCAGACCAGCCCTGACAAACAACCCAGCCGGAAAATTCCCTGGGTTATGGATTGAATGGTATTTGATTGCATTGGGTTCAGGTTTTGAGAATCCTTTAAAAATAAGGCTATTTTTCAGATTTTTCACCCGATGGCAGTATCTTATTTTAGTTCTTCCAACTTTTTTAAGGGAACATCTAAATATAATCTGTCGAGTAGATATACAGCAGATTGCAAACGTCTGTATCCGGCAATATCTTGTACGTCATCACATCCCAAACAAAAATGATCAATAGTGCCAGTGATTTTCTTGTATTGATTATTATTGAAATGAAGGATTAATTCAAATCTTTGACCATCAATAATTCCTGGCAGCAGTGTATCCATTGTTGCTATATTGGCAAGCTTCAGATGGTTTTCTATTTTAGAATATATAGAATCTGCTACCCTTCCCTGAAATATTCCTTTAAACTGTCTGGTATTTTCAATACCTTCAAAAAGAAGCCTTTTAACAGATAATAATTCCAATTTTAATACAGGGCATGTTCCCCAAATGCATTCTCTCGTAGAGAAGGTAATTCTATTTATGACTAAAGATGAGTCATAATTGAGTTGTTCGTGAAAGAATGTGATAAGCTGGTTTCTTTTGAAAGAAAAATGATCAGATAATGAATCGTCTGATAAATAAAGTAACTGGAGTGAGTCAGGGGTTAGTTTTTGTATTTTAGCTTTGAAGTAAATTTGCTTAGGTAAGGAATTCTTCTGGTCTTCATTATTTTTGAAAACAGTCAGTGTATCTTCTTTGAGACTATATTCACTACTGGAACTTAAAAAATCATATTCATCTAAGAATGTACTGTCAAACTTCCAGATCAGTTGATTGTACATTGGAACAATACTATTCGAGTCTATAGTAAGACTATGTATCCAGAACTTGTTTATCAATAGTTCCGGGTTAACAGCAGACGCTTGTTTTTGGGAGCAGTTCAAAAGTGCGATAAGCAGTATCAGGATTAAATATCTCATTCAAATATAATGGCCTGTGTCAATTTAAAAATTATTCCTGTTTATCTATTTCCAATCTTGCTTTTATCTTATCAGCAAGTTGATTTGAATTATAGAGAATATGTATCAGGTTTCGCTTTCTCATGGTGATAAAAGCCTCTAAATCATGTATCTTTATTTGTGAAATATCACAGGTAACAAAGTTCGGGTTACTAAATCAGGGCAACGCAATAAATACAGTTAACATCAGCATGCGGCAGCCTTTTATCAGATCATATTTGGGTTTGCTGTAGCTGTTTTTCTTAATCCATTAAACGTATGCGTATTCTTTACCCTTCCTTTGTAAAAAGAATTTACTGCCTTATTGCCGTTTTTGTGGTATGTCTGTATGGCATTCCGGTGTTTGCCCAGAACCCTTTGAAAAGCTACATCAATGATAAGCTGAATGACAAAGAACTGCGCAATAAAGCGATGAATAAACTGACGGATAAACTTTCTGATGCCCGCAAAAACTACGACGAAACTAACTTCAATTATGCCATTTCGCTCAGCGACAATGCCGGGCTATATGAAAACAATGAAAATGGGGAGCGTTCGCAGAAAATTTTACTGACTTACCTGCAAAGCAGCGATAAACGGGAGGAAAGCGCCAGGGAAAAAGCCGCTAATACCAATGGAGCCGGAGAGTTGTTTTATGCGGGCAATAAATATAAATTGTCGGAACTCTATTTTTTGAGCACCCTTGCCATGCTTGAAAAAGATAATCTGGAGGCCGATAACCTGTATCCGCTTACGCTTAGTAATCTGGGACTGCTGTATCATACCACCGGGCGCTATTCTCTAGCAGAAACCTATACCAAACATGCCCTGGAATTACGTAAGGAAAAAATGAGCGATAATGAAGCCGGATATGGCGCTTCTGTTAATAACCTGGGCGTGCTTTATAAAGACATGGGCAAATACGATGAAGCCGAAAAACTGCTGGAAGAAGCCTTGGCCATTCATGACAAAACAAAAGGTCCTGCCTCCATGCCTTATGCCATCACGATAAACAACCAGGCGGTTCTCTACCAGACCATCGGACGTTACCAGGAGGCAGAAAAGCAGATGAAAAAAGCCATAGATATAGCGGCAAAAAATATGGATGAAAAGTCTCCCAACTACAACCGCCTATTGACCAATCTGGCTTTGCTCTATAAGGACATGGGCCGCTATCAGGAAGCAGAACAGGAATACTTAAAAGCCATTAAAATCAAAGAAAAACGCCTGGGCACCCATCACCCGGATTATGCGGCTTTGCTCAACCAGCTGGCAGCATTGTATGTTCAAATGGGCAAAAGCGATAAAGTGGAGGAATTGCTGAAAAAATCATCAGACATTTACAAAAAGAAGTTTGGAGAAAATCACCCTTCCTATGCCGGAGCGGTCAGCAACCTGGGCAATTTTTACCGCATCACCGGCAAACTCGACCAATCAGCTCCCTTGTTGAGCCAGGCGGTGACCATCCGCAAAAATACCCTGGGCGAAAATCATCCCGATTATATTGCTTCTCTGGAACATATGGCTTTGTTGCAGTGGCAGAAAAAACAGATCAGCGAAGCATACGCCTTATTCAAACAAGTACTTGATAAAGATATGATGCTGGTCCGGAATTTCTTTCCTTCGATGAGTGAAAGGGAAAAAGGAAAATTCTGGGAAAAACTGCGTCCGAAGTTTCAGCGATTCAATTCATTTGCTTTAACTGCTTTGCCCAGCCATCCGGAAATAGCCGGAGATATGTACAATTACCAGCTGGCCACCAAAGCTTTGCTTCTCAATGCGACCAACAAAATCAAGCACCAGATCCTGGCCAGTAAAGATGGCGTGCTTATCCGGCAATACCTGCGCTGGCTCGACCAGAAAGAAACCCTGGCCAAATGGTACACCTATAGTAAGGAAGAGCTGGCCGCAGAAAGAATTAACCTGGATTCCCTTGAAAGAGTGGCCAATGCTACCGAAAAAGAGCTATCTCAGAAATCGAGTTTGTTTACACAGGGTTACGAACAGAAGGCGATTACACTGAAAGATATTACGGCCAAACTAAAGCCAGAGGAAGCCGCCGTCGAGGTAATTCATTTTAAAAAATTCGACATCGTATTCCGGGATTCTACTTATTATGCGGCACTTATTCTGACTAAGGAAAAACCACTGCCACAACTTGTATTGCTCGAAAACGGAAAGGAGCTCGAAACCAAGTATTACAATTATTACAAAAATGCCATCCGCAAAAAAACAGACGACCAGTTTTCTTACCAGCAGTACTGGAGCAAAATAGATGGAGCGCTTACAGGCAAAAAGACAGTATATCTTTCGCTCGATGGCGTGTATAACCAGATCAATCTGAATACCTTGCAGGTTTCGCCAGGAAAATACCTGCTGGATAACAAAAATTTTGTACTGCTCACCAATACCAAAGATCTACTGGCTTCCGGTACAGCACCCACCAAAACGAAGCTACAGGCAACTCTGGTTGGATTCCCGAACTATGGCGCAAAAGGCACCATTAATCCCCTGCCTGGCACCAAAGTGGAAATAGATAATATAAAGAAAGTGCTGGCAGCTAAAGGGTATCCAGTAAAAACTTTGATGCAGAATGATGCCTCTGAAGAACAGATAAAAACAGTAGCTAACCCCAGAATTCTGCATATTGCTACCCATGGCTTTTTTCTCAATGATATAGGTGACTCAGATGAAAAGATATTTGGCATAGAGCCAGATAAGGCCAGAGAAAACCCCTTGTTGCGCTCGGGATTAATGCTGGCTGGCGCCGAACAAACCACAGAGAATATGGATACCAGGGAAACCAAAAGCAGCGATAACGGCGTTCTCACAGCGTATGAAGCCATGAACCTTCCTTTAGACCAGACAGATATGGTAGTGCTTTCTGCCTGCGAAACCGGCTTGGGCGAGGTACAGAATGGGGAAGGCGTATATGGTTTGCAGCGGGCTTTCCAGGTAGCTGGCGCTAAATCAATCATTATGAGCTTATGGAAAGTAGATGATGCCGCTACCCAGCAACTGATGAGCAGTTTTTATAAAAACTGGCTGCAAACGAATAACAAAGCCCAGGCATTTAAAATGGCACAACAGGAACTAAAAGTCAAATATAAGAGTCCCTATTTCTGGGGAGCATTTGTGTTGATCGGAAGCTGATAATATAATTACTAATTACGAATAGCTATTAACCAATAAACATGCGCAATTTTTCAACTCAAAAACAGCCCTACACCAAAGAAGAATACTTTGCTTTAGAAGAAACTTCAGAAGATAAATTTGAATTTGAAAATGGCGAAGTGTTTGCCATGTCAGGTGGGACAGCAAACCATTCCTTGATTACCGGAAATATCATTACAGCATTGAATATTGCCTTAGGTAATAAAAACTGCCGTGTGTTTAGCAGTGATATGAAAACGGCAATAGATGCGGCTGAATCTTATGTATATCCTGATGCACAGGTAATTTGCGGAAAAGTGGAATATGCGGAAGGGCGCAACGATATTGTAACAAATCCTTTACTGGTGGTAGAAGTTTTATCCGATTCCACGGAACGCTACGACCGGGGAAAGAAGTTTAAAAAATACCAGACTTTATCTTCATTCAAAGAGTATGTACTCATCTCCCAGGCAGAGCCGTTGGTAGAAACATTTGTGCGCCAGGATGAGAACCACTGGTTGTATACCTTTACTGAAGGCATGGATTCAGTAGTGCAATTTCCTTCCATTGGGGTTGCGATTGCTATAGCAGATATATACCGGAAAGTGGAATTTGCAACAGAATAGGTAGTTCGTTTGTTAGTAGTAAGAATATAGATAAAATATTATATGGCTGAAAACTTAATTATTGCCTCAACCACAGAAAAGAAAGAGTTATATGATACACTGGTGCCACAAATTGCCGCACTCGTAGCAGG from Rhodocytophaga rosea carries:
- a CDS encoding DUF6438 domain-containing protein, whose translation is MRYLILILLIALLNCSQKQASAVNPELLINKFWIHSLTIDSNSIVPMYNQLIWKFDSTFLDEYDFLSSSSEYSLKEDTLTVFKNNEDQKNSLPKQIYFKAKIQKLTPDSLQLLYLSDDSLSDHFSFKRNQLITFFHEQLNYDSSLVINRITFSTRECIWGTCPVLKLELLSVKRLLFEGIENTRQFKGIFQGRVADSIYSKIENHLKLANIATMDTLLPGIIDGQRFELILHFNNNQYKKITGTIDHFCLGCDDVQDIAGYRRLQSAVYLLDRLYLDVPLKKLEELK
- a CDS encoding Uma2 family endonuclease, whose translation is MRNFSTQKQPYTKEEYFALEETSEDKFEFENGEVFAMSGGTANHSLITGNIITALNIALGNKNCRVFSSDMKTAIDAAESYVYPDAQVICGKVEYAEGRNDIVTNPLLVVEVLSDSTERYDRGKKFKKYQTLSSFKEYVLISQAEPLVETFVRQDENHWLYTFTEGMDSVVQFPSIGVAIAIADIYRKVEFATE
- a CDS encoding metal-dependent hydrolase family protein, which produces MKKLYTPAPFCIAILLLLLSLELFAQQTLIHCGNLIDGLQNQTQSQMTLVIQQNKIIRIEKGYTNPGSGDKVIDLKNKTVLPGLMDMHVHLEGETNKNRYLDNFTQNPADKAYEAAVYARTTLMAGFTTVRDLGGSGVNVSLRNAINKGLVIGPRIYTSGKSIATTGGHADPTNGYRKDLMGDPGPEAGVANGPDECRKAVRQRYKDGADLIKITATGGVLSVAKDGSSPQFAEDEIRAIVETAKDYGFKVAAHAHGAEGMKRAVRAGVTSIEHGTLMDDETIALMKKNGTFYVPTITAGKTVADSAKIPNYYPAVIVPKALAIGSQIQGTFAKAYKAGVRIAFGTDAGVFRHGRNAAEFIYMVEAGMPPMAAIQSATVVAAELLGVKDRLGSLEAGKLADIIAVEGNPLQNIAAMEKVTFVMREGVVYKNE
- a CDS encoding YybH family protein, translating into MQKTYFILLSFLLCSALSIAQTSADRKEILRVLDEQTTSWNQGNLEKFMEGYWTSDSLRFIGKNGITYGYKQTLENYKTRYPDKDSRGTLRFEILSTEFISKDAAFVIGKFFLTRPVKGDASGHFTLLWRKIGGKWLIVADHSS
- a CDS encoding S9 family peptidase, with protein sequence MKVNATPPVAKSIPKTLTSNGISRTDNYYWLRERENPEVISYLEAENKYLDTALADTKGLQEDLFNEMKGRIKEKDESAPYLDNGYYYYSRYEEGFEYPIYCRKKGSLQAAEEILLNVNDMAKGHEYYNVSGLDVSDNNQLLAYADDTVSRRLYTIRFKNLATGEIYPEAISNVSPGVAWTTDNKTLFYAKKDVGTLLPYQVYKHVLGTDPKTDKLVYEEKDNTFGTGIFRSKSKKYVMLYMGSTLSSEMRYLDASQPDAPLKVLLPREKDHEYMAEHFGDKFYIRTNWQAQNFRLMEVPVAQSASKTAWKEVIPNREDVYLENFEVFKNNLVLGERKEGLLQLRIINWQDKSEHYIDFGEPTYVAYTEINPDFNTSVLRYGYSSLTTPSSVYEYNMDTKEKKLLKQQEVLGGFKAENYQSERVYATARDGVKIPISLVYRKGIHKDGNNPLYQYAYGSYGYSTDANFSASRLSLLDRGFIYAIVHIRGGQEMGRKWYEDGKLLKKKNTFTDFIDCSEFLIKEKYTSKEKLAAMGGSAGGLLMGAIVNMRPDLYKAVVAHVPFVDVINTMLDESIPLTTGEYDEWGNPNTKEYYDYMLSYSPYDNVKAQAYPHMLVTTGLHDSQVQYWEPAKWVAKLRTLKTDDNVLLLHTNMDAGHGGASGRFKKFKDTALEYAFIFKILGIEDKPQVATAE
- a CDS encoding CHAT domain-containing protein, encoding MRILYPSFVKRIYCLIAVFVVCLYGIPVFAQNPLKSYINDKLNDKELRNKAMNKLTDKLSDARKNYDETNFNYAISLSDNAGLYENNENGERSQKILLTYLQSSDKREESAREKAANTNGAGELFYAGNKYKLSELYFLSTLAMLEKDNLEADNLYPLTLSNLGLLYHTTGRYSLAETYTKHALELRKEKMSDNEAGYGASVNNLGVLYKDMGKYDEAEKLLEEALAIHDKTKGPASMPYAITINNQAVLYQTIGRYQEAEKQMKKAIDIAAKNMDEKSPNYNRLLTNLALLYKDMGRYQEAEQEYLKAIKIKEKRLGTHHPDYAALLNQLAALYVQMGKSDKVEELLKKSSDIYKKKFGENHPSYAGAVSNLGNFYRITGKLDQSAPLLSQAVTIRKNTLGENHPDYIASLEHMALLQWQKKQISEAYALFKQVLDKDMMLVRNFFPSMSEREKGKFWEKLRPKFQRFNSFALTALPSHPEIAGDMYNYQLATKALLLNATNKIKHQILASKDGVLIRQYLRWLDQKETLAKWYTYSKEELAAERINLDSLERVANATEKELSQKSSLFTQGYEQKAITLKDITAKLKPEEAAVEVIHFKKFDIVFRDSTYYAALILTKEKPLPQLVLLENGKELETKYYNYYKNAIRKKTDDQFSYQQYWSKIDGALTGKKTVYLSLDGVYNQINLNTLQVSPGKYLLDNKNFVLLTNTKDLLASGTAPTKTKLQATLVGFPNYGAKGTINPLPGTKVEIDNIKKVLAAKGYPVKTLMQNDASEEQIKTVANPRILHIATHGFFLNDIGDSDEKIFGIEPDKARENPLLRSGLMLAGAEQTTENMDTRETKSSDNGVLTAYEAMNLPLDQTDMVVLSACETGLGEVQNGEGVYGLQRAFQVAGAKSIIMSLWKVDDAATQQLMSSFYKNWLQTNNKAQAFKMAQQELKVKYKSPYFWGAFVLIGS
- a CDS encoding DoxX family protein yields the protein MHLFKRLFLSIQPIALDLGLLIIRLSTGGLLMQYGFQKMQKFGEFKSAFPDPFGLGSKLSLVLCIFAEFFCSLLIALGLFTRLALIPLIINMLVVVFIAHANDPFSEKEHGLSFLFPHILLFLTGPGRFSLDALLFNRKGKKNISSFVK